One window of Salminus brasiliensis chromosome 16, fSalBra1.hap2, whole genome shotgun sequence genomic DNA carries:
- the LOC140537311 gene encoding protein shisa-like-2B encodes MADVHTCEGYFKEGAGFVESFMCPQDPESPELEYCCGFEDMKYCCSEPGNYYPYKHAYMWTLSAGLLVGLSIAALVLLAFLTSVLVLCILFLRTKPQQADTGLKMRSHTSSHEADPREASMK; translated from the exons ATGGCTGATGTCCACACATGTGAGGGCTATTTTAAAGAGGGGGCCGGTTTTGTGGAGAGCTTCATGTGCCCCCAAGATCCAGAGAGCCCGGAACTGGAGTACTGCTGCGGCTTTGAGGATATGAAGTACTGCTGCAGTGAGCCTGGAAACTACTACCCGTACAAACACGCCTACATGTGGACCCTGAG tgctgGACTGCTGGTAGGACTCAGTATAGCTGCTCTGGTTCTGCTGGCGTTCCTCACCAGTGTGCTGGTGCTCTGCATCCTGTTTCTCCGCACCAAACCCCAGCAGGCCGACACAGGGCTCAAAATGCGCAGCCATACCAGCAGCCATGAAGCAG ATCCCAGAGAGGCTTCAATGAAATGA